Part of the Desulfuromonas sp. genome is shown below.
GAAGGTTCTGTTTTTCGAGGCAAAGGCTTCGGCGCGCCCGAGAATCAGGCAATTGACGACAATCAACGGGATAAAAATTCCGAGTGATTTGTGCAAAGAGTAGACGTAAGCTTCCATCACCAGTTGTACGATGGTCACGAACGAGGCGATGATAACGATAAAGGCCGGAATCCGGACCTTCGGTGGAATCATTTTACGCAACAACGAAACGACAATATTGGAATTGACCAGAACAAACGTTGTTGCCAGACCCATTCCGAGCCCATTTTCGGCACTGGTCGTCACCGCCAGTACCGGGCAAAGCCCGAGCAGTAGCCTGAATACAGCATTTTCCCGCCAGATCCCCTTGCTGAATTCTCCAGCGATATTCATTGGACAATCTCCTGGCGATGATCCCGATAAAATTCAAGGCCCGCCTTGACCGCCTTGACCACGGCACGTGGCGAGATCGTCGCACCGGTAATCTGGTCGAACTCGCCGCCATCCTTTTTCACCCGCCAGTCAATATTATCGAGATTCTTCTGTTTGAACTGATCCTTGAACCAGTCCAGGGTAATCTTGTCCCCCAGACCCGGTGTTTCAGCATGGCTGAGAATCTCGATTCCGGAAACGCTGCCGGTTGCATCGACTCCGACCATAATGAAGATATTGCCGCTGTAGCCGTCAGAAGCGACGACCTTGAAGGCAACACCGCTCAACTGGTCTTCCTTGCGCCCCCGATAGAAGGTCCGCGAAACGTCACGTCCCTTCTTGTCGCGGCCGGTGATCAGCTCGATGGTATCGCTGTCCGGGCTGTTGTCATAAGCCGGCATCACCGCCTGCAGGGCGCGCAGGGTTTCGAGGCGTCGCTGTTCGGCAATCGGCTCGCGGGTCACCGATTCGACCAGCGACAGAATCAATCCGGCACCGGCGGTAATCAATGTCAGCACCAGGGCCAGTTTCAGAATATCCTTCATCACCTGCCCTCCGTTGCGCTGCCAAAAACCCGTGGGCGGGTATAACGATCAATCAGCGGCGTCGCCGCATTCATCAGAAGAATCGCGAACGAAACCCCTTCCGGGTAGCCGCCGAACAGCCGGATCAGAACAGTAATCAGGCCGCAGCCGAAACCGAAAACGTACATGCCCCTTGGCGTGACCGGTGAAGTTACCATATCGGTCGCCATATAGAAGGCGCCAAGGACGAGACCACCGGTCAGCAGATGAAACACCGGATCGGGATAACGCGTCGGATCGACCAGCCAGAAAATGCCGCTGGCGATCACCACGGTCGCAATAAAGGTCAGCGGGATATGCCAGGTAATAATCTTTTTCCAGAACAGGTAGGCGGCACCGAGCAACAGGGCCAGGGCCGAAACCTCGCCGACGCAGCCGGCCATGTTGCCGATAAAATAATTTCCGAAGCCGGCGGTCATGTTCTCCGGCAGTTGGCCGGTCAACATAACCGCTGTCTTCCACTCGCCAAGCGGCGTCGCTGCGGACATGACATCGATTCCGCTGCCGAGCGGCGCCGGCGCTGTCCAGGCTGTCATGTGCACCGGGAACGAAATCAACAGGACAACCCGCGCCACCAGAGCCGGGTTGAAGGGATTATAGCCGAGCCCGCCGTAGACCTGCTTACCGACAATAATCGCGATCGCGGCGCCGAGCAGGGAGAGCCACCAGGGTGCATTCGGCGGCATATTGAATGCCAGCAGAATCCCGGTCAGGGCGGCCGAACCGTCAGCAACCGACCATTTTGTCTTGAACATTTTATTGCAAAGCGCTTCGGCGGCAACAGAACCACCGGTACACAGGACCAGCGTCAGCAGGGCCGGCAATCCGAAGAAATAGACGGCAACCACACAGGCCGGCAACAGGCTGTAGATGACCGCCCGCATGATCTTGTCGGTCGTCTCGCCGGAATGGATATGAGGGGAAGAGGAAAGATAGATTCCGGTCATGACTGGATTTTCCTCCGCTTTTCAAGGATGGCGGCCTTCGCGTGGCGCAGACTCTGGACCAGCGGGATGTAAGACGGGCAGCTGTAGCTGCAGCAGCCGCATTCGATACAATCCATTGCACAAAAGTTTTCCGCCTGGTCAAACAGTTCCAGCCTGGTGTAGGCGGCAATTGTCGTCGGCAGCAATCCGGCCGGGCAGGCCCGGACACAACGGGCGCAGCGAATACAGGGGCCCGCTTCGGCCAGCGCAACATCTCCCTCCCGGAAAACAAGCAGGCCAGAGGTGCCTCTGGTCGCCGGGACGTCGAGCGAGAGCTGGGACATGCCCATCATCGGGCCACCCATAATCAGTTTGGCCGGTTCGCCGGAAAGACCGCCGCAGAACTCGGCAAGATGCTGCAGGGGCGTTCCGATCCGGATGCGCAAGTTTTTCTGCTCCTGAATGCCGCTACCGGTCACGGTGCAGATGCGCTCGACCAGCGGTCGGCCTTCGTATACGGCATCGGCGGCGGCGGCAGCGGTACCGACATTCTGCACAACAACACCGACTTCCATCGGCAGTGCGCCACTCGGAACTTCACGACCGGTTATCGCCAGGATCAACTGCTTTTCAGCGCCCTGCGGATACTTGACCGCAAGCGGCACAACCTCGATGCCGGTCCCGACACACTGTTCCGTCATCAGTTCAATCGCATCCGGCTTGTTCGATTCGATCCCGATATAGATGCGATCGACGCCAAGGATTTTGCGCAGAATTACGATACCACGCATAATCCTGTCAGGCTCTTCCAGCATCAATCGATGATCGGCTGTCAGGTAGGGCTCACATTCGACCCCGTTGAGGATCAGGGTGTCGATCGGCTTTTCTTCCGGCGGCGACAGTTTGACATGGGCCGGAAACGTGGCACCGCCCATACCGACAATGCCGGCATCACGCAGCCGGTTCTTCAGCTCATCAGCAGTCAGTTTTTCCGGGTCGCCCTGCACCAACCCTTCGATCCAGGTATCTTCGCCATCCGGCCTGATCACAACCGACGGCAGGGGACGGCCGGAAGGATGCGGCCGCGGTTCGATCGCAATCACTTCACCCGAGGTCGAAGCATGAACCGGCACCGAAACAAACCCCTTGGCGTTGCCGATAACTTGACCCTTTTTAACCAGCGAGCCGACCTCGACACAGACCTCTGCCGGGGCGCCGATATGCTGCGAAAGGGGAATGACCAAAATCTCCGGCAGCGGCACTTCCTCAATCGGTCGGGTCGCCGTTGATTGCTTGCTGTCATCCGGATGCAGGCCACCCGGGAAGGTTTTCAGTTTACCGATTGCCATTGATCAGGCCGCCTTCTCTTTTTTACGCATCGGAACGGTCGCTTCGGCGAAACTGCTCCCTTCAGGATAGCTGATCATAAAATCGCGGATACACTTGGTCGGGCATTTTTCGACCGCTTCCGACGCCTTGTCGTGATGATCGTAAACGACCGTTGCCAGGAAGTTCTCGATTTCATAGGCCTCCGGCACCTGTTTTTTGCAGATCTGGCAGGCAATACAGCCGACATCGCAATATTTCCGGACCAGTGCGCCCTTGTCATGACTGTTGCAAAGAACATGGGTCGTCGCCTCAAGCGGTTTCATCTTGATCACATCGCGCGGACAGGCGGCAACACACTTCCCGCATCCCGTACACTTTCTGCGGCTGATCACCGCCAGATGATCCGGAGTCATCTCAATCGCTCCGAACGGACAGATCCGCTCGCAGGTGCCGAGACCCATACAGCCGCCCGGACACTGCTTCGGTCCATCCGCCACCTTCTGGGCGGCCCGGCAATCGGTCAGACCGAGATACTTGTATTTATTTTTTGCTTTGTGATTATCGCCCTGGCACATGACGACCGCGACTTTCGGGGTTGTCGTAATCGGCGCCAGGCCCATGATATTGGCAATCTTTTCCATGACCGCAGCGCCCCCCGGCGGACAGGGTGCAGAGATTGTATCACTGCCGGCGACCATCTTGGCATAACCGGCACACCCGGGAAAACCGCAGGCACCACAGTTCGCCCCCGGCAGCAGTTCGAGAACAGCTTCCTCGCGCGGATCGACTTCAACGGCGAATTTACGGGCGGCAAAGCCGAGGGCCAGAGCCGCCAGGAATCCGATTGCGCCAAGACTGAGAATTGAAGATAACATCTTGTCGTCTCTTTTAACCTTTTACCAGTCCGGCAAAGCCCATGAAAGCGAGCGAAAGCAGACCGGCGGTGATCAGGGCGATAGCGGTGCCGCGAAACGATTTCGGAACCGGGCAGAGATCAACCCGTTCACGCAGACCTGCGAACAGGATCATCGCCAGAGTAAAACCGATCGCTGCTCCGAGGGCAAATACGACCCCTTCAAGGAAACTGTATTCTTTCTGGATATTGAGTACAGCCAGACCGAGGACAGCACAGTTGGTCGTTATCAGCGGCAGGAAGATGCCGAGAGACTGGTAGAGGACCGGGCTGGTTTTCTGGATAACCATCTCTACGAGCTGGACCAGCGATGCAATCACCAGGATAAAAGCAATGGTCTGCAGATATTCGATCCCGAACGGGATCAGGACAAAGTACTGGATAAACCAGGTCACAACCGTCGCCACGGTCATGACGAAGGTAACAGCCATTCCCATCCCGAGAGCCGTTTCGACTTTTTTCGAAACTCCGAGAAACGGGCAGATGCCGAGGAAGCGGGCGAGAACGAAGTTATTTACGAAGATGGCGCTGACCAGAATCAGCAGCAGTTCAGCCATCGTTGAGTCTCCTGAAAACCATCCGGGTAAATTGGTCTGACCAGCCGTTATAGATCAGATTCAACCCGAAAGTCAAATTTATTTATTTTCATTATCAATAAAACATTAATCGATTTACCGCAGAAATATTTATCGATAATAAAAACATTTCGCCAACAATGCAACTGAATACCAGCTGCCTATCGGCTAACGACACCGGGATCGCTACGGCGCCATCAATGCCGCTGAGCCTTGCTCGCCAACCCTTCTTGACATCAAACAAGCGCTGTGTTAAGCAGACGTTCACTTCCATTCATCTCAAATTCTGTGAGGAAATTATGAACCAGCAGACGTCTGCAAAACTGTTCGCCCGCGCCAAGGAACTGATCCCCGGTGGCGTCAACAGCCCGGTTCGGGCATTCAAATCGGTCGGGCGCGACCCGATCTTCATCAATAAGGCCGCGGGCTCGAAAATAGAGGATGCCGACGGAAATACCTATATTGATTATGTCGGATCCTGGGGCCCGATGATCCTCGGCCATTGTCATCCCAAGGTCGTTGAAGCGATCAAGGCCGCCGCCGACAGCGGCGCCTCTTATGGGGCTCCGACCGAAAAAGAGACGATCCTTGCCGAAATGGTCTGTGATGCCTACCCGAATATCGAAATGGTGCGGATGGTCTCCTCCGGCACCGAAGCGACCATGAGCGCCATCCGTCTGGCCCGTGGCTACACCGGCCGCGACAAAATCCTCAAGTTCGACGGTTGTTATCATGGCCACGCCGATTCCCTGCTGGTCAAGGCCGGCAGCGGCCTCGCCACTTTTGGCGTGCCGACCTCGCCCGGCGTACCGGCCGATTTTGCCAAGCACACCTTGACCGCAACGTACAATGATCTAGAAGAAGTCAAGGCGATGGTCGCAGCCAACAAAGGCGAAATTGCCGGGATCATCCTTGAACCGATCGCCGGCAACATGGGCTGCGTCGCCCCGAAAAAAGGTTTCCTGGAAGGGTTACGTCAGCTCTGTGATGCCGAAGGCATCGTTCTCATCATCGACGAGGTTATGACCGGCTTCCGCGTCGCCTACGGCGGAGCCCAGGAACGTTTCGGCGTGCGTGGCGACCTCGTCTGCCTCGGCAAGATCATCGGCGGTGGTCTGCCGGTCGGTGCCTTCGGCGGCAAGCGAGAGATCATGAAAGCCCTCTCGCCGGACGGCGGCGTCTACCAGGCCGGCACCCTCTCCGGCAACCCGCTGGCGATGAGCGCCGGCATTGCCACCTTGAAGCTGCTCAAGGAAGAGGGATTCTACGACAAAATCGAAGAAAAGAGCGCCTACCTCGAAAAAGGTCTGCGGGCCGCTGCTGAAAGCGCCGGCGTCGCCACCTCGTTGCAGCGGGTCGGCGGCATGTTCTGCACCTATTTCCAACCGGAAGAGGTCTTCTGCTTTGCCGACGTCAAAGCGGAGACGCCGCAGATCTTCGCCAGATTCTTCCAGTCGATGCTCGAAGAAGGGATCAACCTGGCTCCGAGCCAGTACGAGGCCGGCTTCATGAGTGCCGCCCACTCGACCGAAGATCTCGATGCGACGATCGCTGCAGCCGAGAAATCTTTTAAGGCGCTTTGATTCGTTACCCACTTTTTACCAAGTTTTAAATTCAAAAAGCCCTGTCACGTGACAGGGCTTTTTTTTGGGGCATCTCACTTCTAACGATTACCGAACGTTTTGTCATAGCTTTTCCAGGAAGGTTGAGTCGTGAGCGTGCGCGCTCACACTGCGCCTTACTCTTTTGGCAACGCTAAAAAGAGTAAGCAGAAAAACGCTGCGTCCCAACTCTCAGTTGTTCCCGAAATGTCACAGATGAAAATCGACCGTAAAAAAACTCCGTCCGCCATTGCCAGTCGGCAATTCTGTCCTCAAACAGTTTTTACGGCTGTTTCGATTTAAATCCGTGCCCCCCTCGGCGCTCCGCCATGGGACGAAAAACCAAAAACCTGTCATTCCCGACCCGATCGCGAATCCATTTTTTTCAACTGTTTCCATAATTCTTCGTCGTAACAACACGATCAAGGGGAACACCACAGATGAGAGTTTTTATTGGCGAAAAAAGTTGACTTGGACTACCTGCTATGCTAGAAAAAGTCGTTTTTAGACCGAGTTGTATGCTGTATACAATTTACCGGGCTCCGGATGTCAGACAACAAAAACCAAATGTACCGATCCCTGATGTATGCTTCCAGCCTCGGGATCGCCATGGTCGCTGCCATCCTGATCGGCTTGTATGTTGGCTACCAGCTTGACAAATGGCTTGACACATCGCCCTGGTTCACTCTTGTTTTTCTGTTTCTGGGAATCATTTCAGGATTCAGAAACATTTTCATTTTATCGAAGCGGGCGATGAAGGATGATAGCGATCAGCAAGACACCGACGATCAGCACTGAACTGGCTTTCACCAGAAGTTTCTTTCGCCGGAACTGGCTAATCCTTGGAGTGGCGCTGCTGATGGCCCTGGTTTTCGGTTCACAGCCGATGACGAAAGGGATTCTGGCCGGTGGCCTGATTTCGATTGCCAGCTTTTACTGGCTCAACCGGTCACTAAAGAAACTGCTGGGGCCGACGGCGACCGGATCGAAGTTCTTGATGCAGATCCTCTCGATGCTGAAACTGGTGATCATCGCCCTGATTCTGCTGCTGCTGATCATGAACTATGATATCGATCCGATCGGGATATTGATCGGGTTGTCGATAATTGTTGCAAACGTTTTCGTAGTTGTCATAAAGAGTTTATTCACGGGAGATTTATCGTAATGGTTCATCCTTTTTTATTCCTTGAGTGGATTGCCCACAAGGTCCACGTTGCGGTCGGTAATCACGTTCTGTACACCTGGCTGGTCATGGCGATTCTGATCGTTCTGGCTCTCGTCGCAAGCCGCGGCCTGAAAATGGTGCCGTCCGGCCTGCAGAATTTCTTCGAGCCGGTCATCGACATGATCGAGGGAATGATTGAAGAGATCATGGGACCGAAGGGAAAGACCTACTTCCCGCTGATCGCGACGATTGCCTTCTTTATCCTGACCTGTAACCTGATCGCCCTGATTCCCGGTTTCTACCCGCCAACCGCTTCGCCGAATACCAACGCGGCAATGGCGATCATCGTTTTCTTGATGACCCACATTATCGGCGTCAAGGAACACGGGCTGCACTACTTCAAACACTTTACCGGTCCAATCTGGTGGATGGCGCCGCTGATGGTGCCGATCGAGATTATCGGCCATCTCGCCAGGCCGCTATCGCTGACCCTGCGTCTGTTCGGCAACATGTACGGCCACGAGATCGTTATCATGGTCTTCATCTTCATGGCGCCGCTGATCGTTCCGGTGCCGATCATGTTGATGGGTGTTCTGGTTGCCTTTATCCAGACTTACGTATTCATGCTGCTGTCGATGATCTACATCGCCGGCGCTATTGAAGAAGCTCACTAATCCGTTTCAAACGGTTGATTCAAGTCCTATATTTTTTAGGAACAACAAAAAACAGGAAGGAGAAACATCATGGAATTTTACACTATGTGCGTTATCGCTGCTGCTTTCGGCATGGCTATCGGTTCGTTCGGTACCGGCCTCGGCCAGGGTATTGCTATCAGCAAGGCTGTTGAAGGCGTTGCTCGCAACCCTGGCGCCAGCGGCAAGATCATGACCATCATGCTGATCGGTCTGGCAATGATCGAGTCCCTCGCTATCTACGTTCTCGTCGTTGCACTGTTGATTTTCTTCGGTGTCGGCCCGATCTTCGAAGCCGTTGCCAAGATCGCTGGTTAATCAGCAAATCAAAGCAGGACACAGAAAAGGGCCGCCCAATGGGCGGCCCTTTTTTTATTGGCTTCCGGCCACATTTGCTCATTTATTGTTTTTGATCATTTTCCGACTCATGAAATAAATCAATTGAGAAGAACCAGCATACCGGCGAAAGCTGGCAGGTGGTCGTGACATTTACCCCAACACTGCGACCTATCTCTTTTGTCCCGACAGATCGATCTCCGGCGCCACGCTCCTGAGATGCAGGTCACGCTGCGGGAAAGGTATCTCGATACCGGCCTGTTTGAACTCCCGGCTGATTGCCACTCCGAGGTCGCTGATCAGGGTCAGGCGATTCTTGATATCATCGACCCAGACCCGGAGTTCAAAATTGATTGAGCTGTCACCGAATTCGGTAAAGATCGCCGATGGCGGTGGATCGCTGACCACCGCCGGATGGCCATCACCGACCTGGTTGAGAACCTCGATCACTTTTTCCAGATCGGTACCATATTTGACCCCGACTTTGAGCGTAACACGCGAGACATTACTGGAGAGTGTCCAGTTGAGAACCTTTTCCGATATCATGTGTGAGTTCGGCACGATCAGTTCCGAACGGTCCCAGGTTTCAACGACGGTCGAACGCATGCCGATCTTGAGGATCGCCCCCCACTGGCCATCGATGATAACCGCGTCCCCGACCTTGACCGGCCGTTCGAACAGCATGATCAATCCGCTGACGAAGTTGTTAAAAATATCCTGTAACCCGAAACCGATACCGATACCGAAGGCACCGGCGAGGATCGCGAAGTTCTGCAGCTCGATTCCGGCCATGGTCATGGCGACAATAAAGCCGACCAGGACAAATCCATAGTGGCTCAGTTTTTTGAAAGCGTCTCTTACACCGCGATCGATCTGTTTGCCGAAAAAGATTTGCGTTTCCAGAAAAGATTGAAAAAACCACGAGAGCAGGATCGCCGAATACATGACGATCAGGATCAGGCCAACCATTCTGACCGAAATATGAAACTCGCCGATTGAATACTCGAGAGCAATCAGGGAGACCCAGGCGGCGTTGACATTTTCATAAAGTCCCCAGATCTCGAGCAGATAGAGAAGGGTAATAACCGTGATCACAATCCGGGCGATCCGTGAGAAGCGGCCGCTGACCCGCGACCCGAGGTTTTTGACAAACCGGCTATCAGTGACAATATCAGACTGGAAGAAGTATTCGATCCCGCCTTCGGCAATGCGCATCGCCATCAGGGCAAAAATCATTACGAACACGGTGCCGATCGAAGATTCAATCAGCTGCAGGGCAAAGGTCGCGTAACCACTTATCTGGGCAATCAGGACAACCAGGAGTATCCCTTTCCCGATGCTTACGATCAGCAGGTAGCGATCGAAACGTCCGGTGAAATGCTTGCGGTGTCGGCGGGCTATCGAATAGAGAAACGGCAGACCGAACACCGAAACCAGAACCAGAAATAGCCGGTAGAGCGGTAGCGGAAGTGCCAGGGTCGTCAAGGTTTTCGAGACAATGAAAAAACCGGCCAGAATATAAATCAGTGTCTGCTGGTTTCCTTCCGGCAACAGCTCACTCGCCAGGCGTGCCGCACATATCGTTGCAATCAGCAGGATAAAAAGCTGCAAAAGCGGCGGCGGTAGACTGCTATAAAAAAGAACAGGCGCTGCAAGGGCAATGAAGAGCGCCGCCGAGACCGGCCGGTGGAAGATAAACTGCCAATCTTCGGTTCTGGCGGTCGATGAGACCTCAAGCCGCTTGAATACTATGATCAGCCCGGCGACCAGGAAGAATTGTGCCAGCAGAAGCCAGCTATGCTGCTTGAAAAACGACGTGTCGAACTGTAATGCAGCGCGCACCCCCTCGCCGGTTCTGACCAGCAATCTCTCATCGAGCTGCGCCAGGTAATCACTGCTGAACAGGGGATGGGCATTCCGTTTATAGGGGTCCCGTCGCAGTGCCGCCACTTCGGTATCAAGCGTTTCGCGCAGACCGATCATTTCTTCGCGTAATCGTGAGACCTGTTCCTGCAGTTGCAGCAAATCAGTCGATTTCTTCTTCGCCCGGGCCAGCGTTTCGTCAATTGCATTGCGCACCTTATTAAAGGTCTGGCGCGGAACTTTTGCCCCGGCCGCTTCGAGCGAGCTGCGCCACTTGGCCCAATACTCTTGCCGCTCGGTCCATTCCGTGCGAATCTCTTCGAGATTTTTTAATGGAACACCGACCTGCTCGAGTAGCTGCTTGAGACTGCGGCTCTGGTTGTCGACCTGGGCCCTGACATTAAGCAGGCGATTAACCGGCCAATCCTTTGGCTGACCATACTCCTTGAGCTTCGCCTCGAATTCCCCCCAGACTTTCCTCGCCTTCTGATAGTCATCCGTAAAGGTCTCGGGACCGCTGATCTCTTCGAGCGCCGCGATCAGCTTGACCAGGTCGGCATCGATCTGCGAAGAGCGCGGCACAACCTCTTCCAAGCCCGGGTAGACTACCTGTTCCTGGATGGAATCCGGCGTTGCCGGAGCTGTCTCCTCGGCCGCAGGGACACCATAAGGCATCAGGAGATGGAGGGCGAACAGCCCGGCCAGCAATATCGTTGCGTTGATCCGCAATCCATCACTCCGAGGCATCAGAACCATCTTTTTTTCCTGAAATAGAGGATCATCCCGACGACGGTCGCACCCATCAGCATCCAGACTGCCGGGTAAGCCCAGCGCCACTTCAGCTCCGGCATATACTCGAAATTCATCCCGTACACTCCGGCAATAAAGGTCAGTGGAATAAAAATCGAGGCCATGATCGTTAAAACCTTCATCACTTCGTTCATCCGGTTGCTAACGCTCGACATGTACAGATCAAGCAGCCCTGAGACGGTGTCACGAAAAATTTCGACGGTATCCATTACCTGAATCGAGTGGTCGTAGAGGTCGCGCAGAAACATCCGGGTTTCCGGATCGAACAGCGCCGAATCTTCCTTCTGCATTTCGGCAATAACCTCCCGCAGCGGCCAGATCGATTTACGCAGAACCAGCAGCTGGTTTTTAAAATGATAGATCCGGT
Proteins encoded:
- a CDS encoding electron transport complex subunit RsxE — translated: MNIAGEFSKGIWRENAVFRLLLGLCPVLAVTTSAENGLGMGLATTFVLVNSNIVVSLLRKMIPPKVRIPAFIVIIASFVTIVQLVMEAYVYSLHKSLGIFIPLIVVNCLILGRAEAFASKNRTFISIIDGVGMGLGFTLALFVLGAVREIFGSGSLLGISLFGSGYEPFLLMILPPGAFITLGILLAGMNKIDSRRSMTRS
- a CDS encoding electron transporter RnfD gives rise to the protein MTGIYLSSSPHIHSGETTDKIMRAVIYSLLPACVVAVYFFGLPALLTLVLCTGGSVAAEALCNKMFKTKWSVADGSAALTGILLAFNMPPNAPWWLSLLGAAIAIIVGKQVYGGLGYNPFNPALVARVVLLISFPVHMTAWTAPAPLGSGIDVMSAATPLGEWKTAVMLTGQLPENMTAGFGNYFIGNMAGCVGEVSALALLLGAAYLFWKKIITWHIPLTFIATVVIASGIFWLVDPTRYPDPVFHLLTGGLVLGAFYMATDMVTSPVTPRGMYVFGFGCGLITVLIRLFGGYPEGVSFAILLMNAATPLIDRYTRPRVFGSATEGR
- a CDS encoding electron transport complex subunit RsxC — its product is MAIGKLKTFPGGLHPDDSKQSTATRPIEEVPLPEILVIPLSQHIGAPAEVCVEVGSLVKKGQVIGNAKGFVSVPVHASTSGEVIAIEPRPHPSGRPLPSVVIRPDGEDTWIEGLVQGDPEKLTADELKNRLRDAGIVGMGGATFPAHVKLSPPEEKPIDTLILNGVECEPYLTADHRLMLEEPDRIMRGIVILRKILGVDRIYIGIESNKPDAIELMTEQCVGTGIEVVPLAVKYPQGAEKQLILAITGREVPSGALPMEVGVVVQNVGTAAAAADAVYEGRPLVERICTVTGSGIQEQKNLRIRIGTPLQHLAEFCGGLSGEPAKLIMGGPMMGMSQLSLDVPATRGTSGLLVFREGDVALAEAGPCIRCARCVRACPAGLLPTTIAAYTRLELFDQAENFCAMDCIECGCCSYSCPSYIPLVQSLRHAKAAILEKRRKIQS
- a CDS encoding ferredoxin — protein: MLSSILSLGAIGFLAALALGFAARKFAVEVDPREEAVLELLPGANCGACGFPGCAGYAKMVAGSDTISAPCPPGGAAVMEKIANIMGLAPITTTPKVAVVMCQGDNHKAKNKYKYLGLTDCRAAQKVADGPKQCPGGCMGLGTCERICPFGAIEMTPDHLAVISRRKCTGCGKCVAACPRDVIKMKPLEATTHVLCNSHDKGALVRKYCDVGCIACQICKKQVPEAYEIENFLATVVYDHHDKASEAVEKCPTKCIRDFMISYPEGSSFAEATVPMRKKEKAA
- a CDS encoding electron transport complex subunit RsxA; translated protein: MAELLLILVSAIFVNNFVLARFLGICPFLGVSKKVETALGMGMAVTFVMTVATVVTWFIQYFVLIPFGIEYLQTIAFILVIASLVQLVEMVIQKTSPVLYQSLGIFLPLITTNCAVLGLAVLNIQKEYSFLEGVVFALGAAIGFTLAMILFAGLRERVDLCPVPKSFRGTAIALITAGLLSLAFMGFAGLVKG
- the hemL gene encoding glutamate-1-semialdehyde-2,1-aminomutase, with amino-acid sequence MNQQTSAKLFARAKELIPGGVNSPVRAFKSVGRDPIFINKAAGSKIEDADGNTYIDYVGSWGPMILGHCHPKVVEAIKAAADSGASYGAPTEKETILAEMVCDAYPNIEMVRMVSSGTEATMSAIRLARGYTGRDKILKFDGCYHGHADSLLVKAGSGLATFGVPTSPGVPADFAKHTLTATYNDLEEVKAMVAANKGEIAGIILEPIAGNMGCVAPKKGFLEGLRQLCDAEGIVLIIDEVMTGFRVAYGGAQERFGVRGDLVCLGKIIGGGLPVGAFGGKREIMKALSPDGGVYQAGTLSGNPLAMSAGIATLKLLKEEGFYDKIEEKSAYLEKGLRAAAESAGVATSLQRVGGMFCTYFQPEEVFCFADVKAETPQIFARFFQSMLEEGINLAPSQYEAGFMSAAHSTEDLDATIAAAEKSFKAL
- a CDS encoding magnesium transporter, yielding MSDNKNQMYRSLMYASSLGIAMVAAILIGLYVGYQLDKWLDTSPWFTLVFLFLGIISGFRNIFILSKRAMKDDSDQQDTDDQH
- the atpB gene encoding ATP synthase F0 subunit A, translating into MVHPFLFLEWIAHKVHVAVGNHVLYTWLVMAILIVLALVASRGLKMVPSGLQNFFEPVIDMIEGMIEEIMGPKGKTYFPLIATIAFFILTCNLIALIPGFYPPTASPNTNAAMAIIVFLMTHIIGVKEHGLHYFKHFTGPIWWMAPLMVPIEIIGHLARPLSLTLRLFGNMYGHEIVIMVFIFMAPLIVPVPIMLMGVLVAFIQTYVFMLLSMIYIAGAIEEAH
- the atpE gene encoding ATP synthase F0 subunit C — its product is MEFYTMCVIAAAFGMAIGSFGTGLGQGIAISKAVEGVARNPGASGKIMTIMLIGLAMIESLAIYVLVVALLIFFGVGPIFEAVAKIAG